The Teredinibacter sp. KSP-S5-2 genome includes a window with the following:
- a CDS encoding two-component regulator propeller domain-containing protein, with protein sequence MLLKLIYPFLLILLACSQCFGGTLRFQHIKIEESYGFGPFNGSGIGATRSIAQDKEGFLWFGGENGLAKYDGRKFKIFTHDPGSLRSLSNNYISDLHVDSDGDMWIATHSGINLYNPVLDEFIRFPDDHALGVLNSVSIICFVEDKQGKLFIASNEGISIYDPDRELLTHFSPSDEIEEALKNNGVFTIFIDSKDNLWVGTQGWGLLKFNLQTNEIVKYVHQPDDITSISSNTVTAIEEDRSGALWFGTQGGGLNRFDPKAELFKRYYGKWDASLGSSGLSIPNIYVDSHDLLWISIVGVGVAYYNSETDEFSIQKYSKFDPYSIGGFTVLGIYEDGNSDMWFGTFPSGVEYWDRSSSHIDAYYWKANKDNWLNNSAILAFYDAEPNKIWVGTEQGLNLFDIKLKKFDNSHPIFSKGDRLNHDPVLTLEEDDRNNLWIGTWADGLYKYNKTSGELSHYHPDPKAPDSLNSEYIWKILFDSQKRLWVATETGGLSLYDYDNDSFVRVKTVASNNLKNRAEFAWPIFEDRHGRIWLSSERKIEYLDKDATDFKSFTRFEVELGVDTRVLKIYEDSHGNLWFGTHDNGIIVLDGLSRRLIQLTMDNGLPSNSVASIIEANNGSIWATTSNGFAQIDHRNFSIRSYGKDDGFVGSQSIRDAAYKDSSGRLYLGTTEGFNVFYPDTLKYNSFVPPVVFTDFKIFNRSVDIGVNGSPLKAHINHVNKVVLSDQQSSFSIDFSALSYTYPLLNQYAYMLEGFDNDWIFTQGESSVTYTNLDPGTYTFYLKGSNNDSVWNEKIKKLKIEIRPPLWSTWWAYLIYFIVIGGFLYAILNARTRRIELEQQKKINNELIHFDQVKADFIANASHELRTPLNGIIGLTEALTHENVNPHASREKLLSISKSGKRLSNLISELIDFSVLTMENSELNRAALDLNDVIQNVVDSMQFLVEGKSVVLESRLTKPLPPVYADKERVAKLLTSLVDNSIKFSDRGVVTVSSTFDDDHVSVTVSDDGRGISRQQQKTLYDLFYHSDNVSFRHEQGIGIGLALAVKIVKLHKGELLVVPRDSGGTEFTFTLPVYKNVKHDSVKPETPKKEKKSNINAGEDCGDTHKILIVDDDPVNRMVLRGLLEIRGYLVVEAEDGFSALDALTNEEGIELIILDIMMPQMSGYEVAVRIRDQYSKEELPIIFLSALDQSRDIEEGMNSGGNAYLTKPLSKVELFSCVDEYLNV encoded by the coding sequence ATGTTATTAAAGCTTATCTATCCGTTCCTCCTAATCCTTCTAGCTTGTAGTCAGTGTTTTGGTGGAACCTTAAGATTTCAGCATATCAAGATAGAGGAAAGCTATGGTTTCGGGCCTTTTAATGGTTCTGGAATTGGTGCAACGCGCTCGATTGCCCAGGATAAAGAAGGATTTCTTTGGTTTGGTGGTGAAAATGGACTGGCAAAGTATGATGGGAGAAAATTTAAGATCTTCACTCATGATCCTGGTTCTCTTCGCAGTTTAAGTAACAACTACATCAGCGATCTTCATGTTGACTCAGATGGTGATATGTGGATCGCCACTCACTCTGGTATTAATCTGTACAACCCGGTTTTGGATGAATTTATCCGTTTTCCCGATGACCATGCTCTGGGTGTATTGAATTCCGTAAGCATTATCTGCTTCGTTGAAGATAAACAAGGGAAGCTTTTTATTGCTTCCAACGAAGGCATTAGTATTTATGACCCCGACCGGGAACTGTTAACCCATTTCTCTCCTTCCGATGAAATTGAAGAAGCGTTAAAAAATAATGGTGTCTTCACTATCTTTATTGATAGCAAGGATAATCTCTGGGTTGGTACTCAGGGGTGGGGGTTGCTGAAGTTTAATCTGCAAACCAATGAAATCGTTAAGTATGTACACCAGCCGGATGATATTACTTCCATCAGTAGTAATACGGTGACCGCGATAGAAGAGGATAGATCTGGTGCGTTATGGTTTGGCACCCAGGGCGGTGGGCTTAATCGTTTTGATCCGAAAGCCGAGTTATTTAAGCGCTATTATGGTAAATGGGATGCAAGCCTTGGGAGTTCGGGTTTATCTATTCCAAATATTTATGTCGATAGTCATGATCTTCTCTGGATTTCTATTGTCGGTGTCGGCGTAGCCTATTACAACTCGGAAACCGATGAGTTTTCTATCCAGAAGTATTCTAAGTTCGACCCTTATAGTATCGGTGGTTTTACTGTCTTAGGCATATATGAAGATGGAAACTCCGATATGTGGTTTGGTACGTTTCCCTCTGGGGTAGAGTACTGGGATCGTTCCTCTAGCCACATAGATGCTTATTATTGGAAGGCAAATAAAGATAATTGGTTAAATAACAGCGCTATTTTGGCATTTTATGATGCTGAGCCCAATAAGATCTGGGTTGGAACTGAGCAGGGGTTAAATCTATTTGATATAAAGTTGAAAAAATTCGACAACTCTCACCCGATTTTCAGTAAAGGGGATCGACTTAATCATGATCCTGTTTTAACGCTTGAAGAAGATGACCGGAATAATCTATGGATTGGTACCTGGGCTGATGGTTTATATAAATATAATAAAACATCAGGTGAGCTTTCTCATTATCACCCTGATCCGAAAGCCCCCGATAGTTTGAATAGCGAATACATCTGGAAAATATTATTTGATTCACAAAAACGTCTATGGGTGGCAACCGAGACTGGTGGATTAAGTCTCTACGATTACGATAATGACAGTTTTGTTCGTGTAAAAACCGTTGCTTCCAATAATCTAAAAAACCGGGCGGAGTTTGCCTGGCCTATTTTTGAGGATCGACATGGACGTATCTGGTTAAGCAGTGAAAGAAAAATTGAATACTTGGATAAGGACGCGACGGATTTTAAATCCTTTACGCGATTTGAAGTTGAATTGGGTGTTGATACGCGTGTTCTTAAGATATATGAAGACAGTCATGGCAATTTGTGGTTTGGTACCCATGACAATGGCATCATAGTTTTGGATGGCCTGTCCCGCAGACTTATTCAGTTGACTATGGATAATGGCCTTCCCAGTAATAGTGTTGCCAGTATTATTGAGGCGAATAATGGAAGTATCTGGGCAACAACATCCAATGGGTTTGCTCAAATTGACCATAGAAATTTCTCCATTCGATCCTATGGTAAAGATGACGGTTTTGTCGGTTCTCAATCTATAAGAGATGCGGCCTACAAAGATAGTAGCGGTCGTTTATATTTGGGAACAACAGAAGGTTTTAATGTTTTCTATCCAGACACCCTAAAATATAACTCATTTGTTCCACCCGTCGTTTTCACGGATTTTAAAATATTTAACCGATCTGTTGATATCGGTGTGAATGGCTCGCCGCTGAAAGCACATATTAATCATGTAAACAAAGTTGTTTTGAGCGATCAGCAATCCTCGTTTTCTATCGATTTTTCTGCTTTGAGTTACACTTATCCGCTTCTGAATCAGTACGCTTATATGCTTGAGGGGTTTGATAATGATTGGATCTTTACTCAAGGTGAATCTTCCGTTACCTATACCAATCTGGATCCAGGTACGTATACTTTTTATTTGAAAGGTTCCAATAATGACAGTGTTTGGAACGAAAAAATTAAGAAGTTAAAAATCGAGATCAGGCCACCCCTATGGTCTACCTGGTGGGCTTATTTAATATATTTTATCGTTATTGGCGGTTTCCTTTATGCCATACTTAATGCTCGCACAAGACGTATCGAGCTGGAACAACAGAAAAAAATTAATAATGAATTAATTCATTTTGACCAGGTTAAAGCGGATTTTATTGCCAATGCTTCCCATGAACTGAGAACCCCATTGAACGGTATTATTGGTTTAACCGAAGCTTTAACTCATGAAAATGTCAACCCTCATGCGAGTCGTGAAAAGCTGTTGTCCATATCCAAGAGTGGTAAGCGGCTGTCGAATCTTATATCCGAATTGATCGATTTTTCTGTGCTGACCATGGAAAATTCAGAACTTAATCGTGCTGCACTGGATTTGAATGATGTGATTCAAAACGTTGTGGACTCAATGCAGTTCTTGGTGGAGGGTAAGTCCGTTGTCTTGGAAAGTCGTCTGACAAAGCCTCTGCCACCGGTATACGCCGATAAAGAGCGTGTTGCAAAACTGCTCACCAGCTTAGTTGATAATTCGATAAAGTTTTCTGATCGCGGTGTTGTGACGGTTTCCTCTACCTTTGATGATGATCATGTGTCCGTTACTGTGTCGGATGATGGTCGGGGAATTTCTCGTCAACAACAAAAGACCTTATACGATCTGTTTTATCACTCTGACAACGTAAGCTTTCGTCATGAACAGGGTATAGGAATTGGTCTGGCATTGGCGGTCAAGATTGTTAAGTTACATAAGGGTGAGCTTCTTGTTGTGCCGAGAGATTCTGGCGGTACCGAGTTTACCTTTACGTTACCCGTATATAAAAATGTGAAACATGATAGCGTGAAACCTGAAACACCGAAGAAAGAAAAGAAATCGAATATTAATGCCGGGGAAGACTGTGGTGATACTCACAAGATTTTAATTGTCGATGACGATCCGGTAAATCGAATGGTTTTACGTGGATTGTTAGAAATTCGTGGCTATCTGGTGGTTGAGGCGGAAGATGGTTTTTCTGCGTTGGATGCTTTAACTAATGAAGAAGGTATCGAATTAATCATTCTCGATATTATGATGCCACAAATGAGTGGTTATGAAGTGGCCGTGCGTATTCGAGATCAGTACTCCAAAGAAGAACTGCCTATTATCTTTTTATCTGCTTTGGATCAGTCCCGCGATATTGAAGAGGGAATGAACTCCGGCGGAAATGCTTATCTCACAAAACCGTTATCAAAAGTGGAACTGTTTTCCTGCGTCGATGAGTATTTGAATGTGTAA
- the folE gene encoding GTP cyclohydrolase I FolE yields MSSKAAALSVARNSHTIKQNWSQEAQLVHEALIAHGVETPITENGLDAQTRYDKIKHHMTEIVKCLGLDLNDDSLEETPHRIAKMYVKEIFSGLDYENFPKITVIENKMRVDEMVKVRDISLTSTCEHHFVTIDGSAKVAYIPKEKIIGLSKINRIVRFFSQRPQVQERLTQQVLVALQTLLETKDVAVSIDAVHYCVKSRGVMDATSETSTTSLGGVFKQDPTARAAFFS; encoded by the coding sequence ATGTCAAGTAAAGCGGCAGCGCTCAGTGTTGCAAGGAATAGTCATACCATTAAGCAAAATTGGTCTCAAGAGGCCCAGTTGGTTCATGAAGCACTTATTGCTCACGGCGTAGAAACACCAATAACGGAAAACGGTTTAGACGCACAGACACGTTACGACAAAATAAAGCATCACATGACGGAAATTGTGAAGTGTCTGGGGTTGGATTTGAATGACGATAGCCTGGAAGAGACTCCACATAGAATTGCCAAGATGTATGTCAAAGAAATATTCTCCGGATTGGATTACGAAAATTTTCCAAAAATTACCGTGATTGAGAATAAGATGCGTGTGGATGAAATGGTAAAGGTTCGGGATATTAGCCTTACCAGTACCTGTGAGCACCACTTTGTCACGATCGATGGTTCGGCTAAGGTTGCTTATATTCCAAAAGAGAAAATTATTGGTTTATCCAAAATAAATCGTATCGTACGTTTTTTCTCTCAACGTCCCCAGGTTCAGGAGAGATTAACACAGCAGGTTTTAGTTGCTTTGCAAACCCTATTGGAAACAAAAGATGTGGCGGTATCCATTGATGCAGTCCACTACTGTGTTAAATCCAGAGGAGTAATGGATGCCACTTCGGAAACATCGACGACATCTTTGGGCGGCGTGTTTAAGCAGGATCCTACGGCGCGGGCGGCTTTTTTTTCATGA
- the folX gene encoding dihydroneopterin triphosphate 2'-epimerase gives MLANIQSSQQQRSAVQSTKAIIEITNLRLRTFIGFNPEEREKQQDIIINAEIHYQLSPLCLEDQVDQALNYKTIAKSIIKLVEEGRFLLLEKLVAEVLDICSRDESVFYAKVKIDKPHALRFADSVSLTLEYGNK, from the coding sequence ATGTTAGCCAATATCCAAAGTTCGCAACAGCAGCGTAGTGCGGTACAAAGTACGAAAGCAATCATTGAGATTACAAATTTACGGTTGCGTACTTTTATTGGCTTTAACCCGGAAGAACGTGAAAAGCAGCAGGATATTATTATTAATGCTGAAATTCATTACCAATTGTCTCCCCTATGTTTGGAAGATCAAGTAGATCAAGCCCTGAATTATAAGACGATTGCCAAATCAATTATTAAACTGGTTGAGGAAGGGCGATTTTTACTATTGGAAAAACTGGTTGCTGAAGTGTTGGATATTTGCAGTCGCGATGAAAGTGTCTTTTATGCCAAGGTTAAAATAGATAAACCTCATGCATTGCGTTTTGCAGATTCCGTTTCGTTAACGTTGGAATACGGCAACAAATAA
- a CDS encoding CVNH domain-containing protein produces MADIPPGSYEQTSRNIKFTGTPGSTELILSAECQKADGSWIQSELKYDIANCNGELKWAPNGCS; encoded by the coding sequence ATGGCCGATATACCTCCAGGGTCTTACGAACAAACTTCTCGCAATATCAAATTTACTGGCACGCCAGGTTCAACCGAACTGATCCTTTCTGCTGAATGCCAAAAGGCGGATGGTTCATGGATTCAAAGTGAATTGAAATACGATATCGCCAACTGTAACGGCGAATTAAAGTGGGCACCTAACGGTTGCAGCTAA
- a CDS encoding DegT/DnrJ/EryC1/StrS aminotransferase family protein: MRTNSFIPLSRPTINQEEINEVIDSLKSGWITTGPKVAQFEHQLCQYFNVEQCLTVNSGTAAWQVLAHCYDIGPGDEVIIPSITWPSMANVVELLGAKPVFADVDPDTAIMLAEEVERLLTPNTKAILPVHYAGAAADIDSYKTIIGNRNILIAEDCAHALGTTDKGQLIGSQSDAAIFSFHPTKNITTGEGGALICKDQDRLNRARTLSLNGIGKTAWERINQKEAHYELHEPGYKFNMLDIQAALGIHQLTKITEFISKRTLLAERYHQKLADINYITPLKADNENQRHAWHIYPVKIDIERIGLTRNQLIDALKKQNVGVGVHFESVHLLRFYREKYQYTEKDLPNATQLGSSLISLPLFPTMTLDEQDTVINALKNIAE; encoded by the coding sequence ATGCGGACCAACTCCTTTATTCCCTTATCACGCCCCACGATAAATCAAGAAGAAATAAACGAAGTAATCGATTCTCTGAAATCTGGCTGGATCACGACCGGCCCGAAAGTAGCGCAATTCGAACATCAATTATGTCAATACTTTAACGTCGAGCAATGTCTCACCGTCAACTCCGGTACGGCAGCATGGCAAGTGCTTGCGCACTGCTACGATATTGGCCCGGGAGACGAAGTCATTATTCCTTCTATCACCTGGCCATCCATGGCAAACGTTGTGGAATTACTTGGCGCAAAACCCGTTTTTGCAGATGTTGACCCAGACACGGCAATCATGCTTGCTGAAGAGGTTGAACGGCTATTAACACCAAACACCAAAGCCATTCTTCCCGTGCACTATGCCGGAGCAGCAGCAGATATAGACAGCTACAAAACCATTATTGGCAACAGAAATATATTAATCGCCGAAGACTGTGCCCACGCTCTTGGTACAACTGACAAAGGCCAACTTATTGGCAGTCAGTCTGATGCCGCCATATTCAGCTTTCACCCAACCAAAAATATCACCACGGGTGAAGGCGGCGCACTCATTTGTAAAGATCAGGACCGATTAAACCGGGCCAGAACTCTAAGCTTAAACGGGATAGGAAAAACCGCCTGGGAAAGAATCAATCAAAAAGAAGCACATTACGAACTGCATGAGCCTGGATACAAATTTAATATGCTGGATATTCAGGCCGCATTAGGTATACATCAGCTGACCAAAATTACCGAGTTTATATCAAAACGGACACTCCTGGCTGAGCGCTACCACCAGAAGCTCGCTGATATTAACTACATCACGCCATTAAAGGCAGATAACGAAAATCAAAGACATGCCTGGCATATATATCCGGTAAAAATTGATATCGAACGTATTGGTTTGACTCGTAATCAACTAATCGATGCCCTAAAAAAACAAAACGTTGGCGTCGGTGTGCATTTTGAATCCGTGCACTTATTACGTTTCTATCGAGAAAAATATCAATATACCGAAAAAGACTTACCGAATGCGACCCAACTCGGGTCGAGTTTAATTTCCCTACCGCTATTCCCGACCATGACTTTAGACGAGCAGGACACCGTGATCAATGCACTGAAAAACATTGCGGAATAG
- a CDS encoding bifunctional UDP-4-keto-pentose/UDP-xylose synthase, protein MNIFILGINGFIGNELTDRILNTTDWRVCGIDIHQNKIESLLKHTNFTFKLGDINQEKNWVYQKISEADIIIPLAAIATPKSYVENPLGVYQSVFETNIWLIKECARLKKRLIFPSTSEVYGMCTDDEFKETESNCVLGPIEKERWIYSCSKQLLDRVIWAYGHKGLPFTLFRPFNWIGASQDSVDFQTAGNVRVLPQFIGNILRSEPIYLVGGGEQRRSFTDIEDGIDALMKIIENKDGKAHGKIFNIGNKTNNYAIREIADIIIQSLKHYPDFAKLAEQAQVKAVTEKEFYGNGYQDVQQRIPDVSEIEQCLGWSPKVTLEESINKIVAHHLNTVRQKRIAEPV, encoded by the coding sequence ATGAATATATTTATACTGGGCATTAACGGGTTTATCGGCAACGAACTTACAGACAGAATTCTCAATACAACAGACTGGCGGGTATGCGGCATTGATATTCACCAAAATAAAATTGAGTCGCTGCTGAAACACACAAACTTTACCTTTAAACTCGGCGACATAAACCAGGAAAAGAACTGGGTTTATCAAAAAATATCCGAAGCGGACATCATCATTCCCCTTGCTGCAATTGCCACACCGAAAAGCTATGTTGAAAATCCGCTCGGCGTATACCAAAGCGTATTTGAAACCAATATCTGGCTGATAAAAGAATGTGCCAGACTGAAAAAACGTTTAATTTTTCCCTCAACCTCTGAAGTCTACGGCATGTGCACAGATGACGAGTTCAAGGAAACGGAAAGCAATTGCGTGCTCGGCCCTATAGAAAAAGAACGCTGGATATACTCCTGCTCAAAACAGTTACTGGATCGTGTGATCTGGGCATACGGACATAAAGGTTTACCATTTACGCTCTTCCGTCCATTTAACTGGATCGGCGCCAGCCAGGACAGTGTTGACTTTCAGACGGCAGGCAATGTCCGGGTATTACCTCAGTTTATTGGCAACATACTGCGCTCCGAACCCATTTATCTGGTGGGAGGAGGAGAACAACGCCGCTCCTTTACCGACATTGAAGACGGAATCGATGCATTGATGAAAATCATCGAAAATAAGGACGGAAAAGCCCACGGTAAGATTTTTAATATCGGCAACAAAACCAATAATTACGCCATACGCGAAATTGCCGACATCATTATCCAATCACTAAAACACTATCCGGATTTTGCAAAACTGGCAGAACAAGCCCAAGTTAAAGCGGTCACAGAAAAAGAGTTTTACGGCAACGGCTATCAGGATGTTCAACAACGTATTCCCGACGTCAGTGAAATTGAACAATGCCTAGGTTGGTCGCCAAAGGTAACTTTAGAAGAGTCCATTAATAAAATAGTGGCCCACCATTTAAACACCGTAAGACAAAAACGAATAGCTGAGCCCGTATAA
- a CDS encoding CDP-alcohol phosphatidyltransferase family protein, producing MNSTKIKEKSLYLAAWFVHLFSALGILCGFQACVAIAQAQWMTSLFWLLLALIIDAVDGTFARLFRVKDRIPNIDGKMLDYVIDFVNFVFLPAFFIYSAIDLPEQYKNGLICLIFLASCYHYANLKAVYKDQYFVGFPAFWNLIAFYLFITELSSFWNSIVIVIISTLHFIPIKVIYLSRMFKSNIYAIMLAGIWAASTLMTIINYPTENFIWAELSLTIAVLIFIFSNISMPLRKDKNKNA from the coding sequence ATGAACAGCACAAAAATAAAAGAAAAAAGTTTATACCTTGCAGCATGGTTCGTTCATCTCTTTTCCGCATTGGGCATACTGTGCGGCTTTCAAGCCTGCGTTGCGATTGCACAAGCGCAATGGATGACCAGCTTATTCTGGTTATTGCTCGCCCTGATAATTGATGCCGTAGACGGAACATTTGCTCGACTATTTCGGGTAAAAGATCGTATCCCAAATATCGACGGCAAAATGCTCGATTACGTTATCGACTTTGTTAACTTTGTCTTTCTGCCAGCGTTTTTCATCTATTCTGCCATTGATTTGCCTGAGCAGTACAAAAACGGCCTAATCTGCCTTATTTTTCTAGCATCCTGCTATCACTACGCCAATCTAAAAGCCGTTTATAAAGACCAATACTTTGTTGGCTTTCCTGCATTCTGGAATCTGATCGCGTTTTATTTATTCATAACGGAATTATCTTCATTTTGGAACAGTATTGTTATTGTTATCATATCAACCCTCCATTTTATTCCGATAAAAGTCATCTACTTAAGTCGCATGTTCAAATCGAATATATATGCGATTATGCTCGCTGGAATATGGGCCGCCTCCACCTTAATGACAATCATCAACTACCCGACAGAAAATTTCATTTGGGCAGAACTGTCTTTGACAATTGCCGTACTCATTTTTATTTTCAGCAATATCAGTATGCCCCTGCGCAAGGATAAGAATAAAAATGCTTAA
- a CDS encoding Gfo/Idh/MocA family oxidoreductase: MLKLAIIGAGNIARIRARALLKTGQIELCGVAAHRQTSAEKFARDFSIPFATDNYKELSNTKPDAFLLEVPHQIQDEAAIWTLQQKCHLLIGGCLATSSAVGKQIIHLANKYHSIVECGYEARYKACWQKVKQYLRDKEIGLPLTVNAIALWQPPPNSWYTQQTTSGGMPVTHMTYAFINPLRWLFGHGVHISTQANALEDYGNDSLKENLCITQLKFPGELLASLTAGFVSALPAKRWHLDVVGTKGIIEIHPGDLDEGSLIIHQGQGDSREESFDHAINAFDGQAAVFVESCLERQNDMHSISQCLNPPEDAIKDIKLTESITHFLYRETKNEHALA; this comes from the coding sequence ATGCTTAAACTCGCTATTATTGGAGCAGGAAATATTGCCCGGATTCGGGCGCGGGCACTACTAAAAACCGGGCAGATTGAACTGTGTGGCGTTGCCGCACATCGACAAACTTCTGCAGAAAAATTTGCTCGGGATTTTTCCATCCCCTTTGCCACAGATAACTACAAAGAACTCAGCAATACCAAACCAGACGCCTTTTTATTGGAAGTACCTCATCAAATTCAGGACGAAGCTGCAATCTGGACATTGCAACAGAAATGTCACCTGCTTATCGGCGGCTGTTTGGCAACATCTTCGGCAGTGGGCAAACAAATTATTCATTTAGCGAACAAATACCACTCCATTGTGGAATGTGGTTATGAAGCGAGATACAAAGCCTGCTGGCAAAAAGTCAAACAGTACCTCAGGGATAAAGAGATTGGCCTCCCGTTAACGGTCAACGCAATTGCCCTTTGGCAACCACCACCCAATAGTTGGTACACCCAACAAACCACCAGCGGCGGCATGCCAGTTACCCACATGACTTATGCATTCATAAACCCCTTACGCTGGCTATTTGGTCATGGTGTACATATATCTACACAAGCCAATGCCTTGGAAGACTACGGAAATGATTCGCTAAAGGAAAACCTATGCATTACGCAACTAAAATTCCCCGGCGAGTTACTGGCTTCACTGACCGCAGGTTTTGTCAGTGCCCTCCCGGCTAAACGTTGGCACTTAGACGTAGTTGGTACAAAGGGAATTATAGAAATTCACCCAGGTGATCTGGACGAAGGATCATTAATCATCCATCAAGGACAAGGGGACTCCAGAGAGGAGTCATTTGATCATGCCATCAACGCATTTGATGGCCAGGCAGCTGTTTTCGTTGAGTCCTGCCTCGAGCGACAAAATGATATGCATTCAATATCACAGTGCTTAAACCCGCCAGAAGACGCGATAAAAGATATTAAACTGACCGAGAGCATAACGCATTTTCTGTATCGTGAAACAAAAAATGAACACGCCTTAGCGTAG
- a CDS encoding fatty acid desaturase, with protein MIRDEFYLTQAQDPHIARRRAIRKRYPEIKQLIGPNPYSSLLIFFLVVLQFTIAWQLKNQSLLIILIVSYVIGAYISAALYALIHEASHKLVFKRATANKITALLANLPLVTVGAMPFFKFHKSHHLSFNDYRKDVGVPTHQEAKWVGNNPLRKIIWLAFFPLFQWRRTAKHPLAKSGIDKWMLVNIFTQTLANAAVIYFLGIWSFIYLFLCITWSFGLHPLGTRVVQEHFVVQEDQETNNYTGLSKLFECNFGLHAEHHDFPGIPWNRLPKLSKIAKKEYQSIPKFRSRLLLMFDFIFNAKWNLYNNTIRIKNRA; from the coding sequence ATGATTAGAGACGAATTTTATTTAACCCAGGCACAGGACCCACATATTGCACGTAGAAGAGCAATAAGAAAACGATACCCGGAAATAAAACAATTAATTGGTCCAAACCCTTATTCCTCTTTACTCATTTTCTTTCTAGTCGTATTACAGTTTACTATCGCGTGGCAGTTAAAGAATCAATCTCTATTGATTATTCTTATTGTTTCATACGTGATAGGTGCATACATTTCTGCTGCACTCTACGCCCTTATTCACGAAGCAAGCCATAAACTGGTTTTCAAACGAGCAACAGCGAACAAAATAACCGCCCTACTAGCCAACTTACCACTGGTAACCGTTGGCGCTATGCCTTTTTTTAAATTCCATAAATCACATCACCTGAGCTTTAACGACTACAGAAAGGATGTTGGTGTTCCGACACATCAGGAAGCCAAATGGGTAGGTAACAATCCTTTACGAAAAATTATTTGGCTTGCATTTTTTCCTTTATTTCAATGGCGAAGAACAGCCAAGCATCCGCTGGCCAAATCCGGCATAGACAAGTGGATGCTAGTGAATATTTTTACTCAAACACTGGCTAACGCGGCGGTTATTTATTTTCTTGGAATATGGAGTTTCATCTATCTGTTTCTTTGTATTACCTGGTCTTTTGGCCTCCATCCTCTGGGTACACGAGTGGTACAGGAACACTTTGTCGTACAGGAAGACCAGGAAACGAACAACTACACCGGGTTAAGTAAACTATTTGAATGCAACTTCGGTCTACATGCCGAACATCATGATTTCCCGGGTATCCCCTGGAATCGCTTACCCAAACTCAGCAAAATTGCGAAAAAAGAATATCAGTCTATTCCGAAATTCAGATCCAGGTTGTTGCTCATGTTTGACTTTATATTCAACGCAAAATGGAATCTGTACAACAACACCATCAGAATTAAGAACAGAGCGTAA